Proteins from a genomic interval of Oncorhynchus clarkii lewisi isolate Uvic-CL-2024 chromosome 13, UVic_Ocla_1.0, whole genome shotgun sequence:
- the LOC139423794 gene encoding inactive phospholipase D5-like, translating into MSALTRGGLHSNFWVVDRKHVFIGSASMDWRSLSKRKELGVLVYNCSCLAIDLHRVFSFYWQLQYRDYVPSIWSKRVTALYGKDNPVTLYLNDTEVTAYVSTSPDLFCPKDRAKDIDVIQHVMQEAKLFIYISVTDYLPLLTRRSGGSLVSRYWSPIDEMIREAVVLRGVKVRMLISFWKQTHPLTFNFVMSLESLCMELANCSLEVKFFSRREQMANSQPGINHNKYMVTDSAVYIGNHDWVGSEFVYNAGTGLVIKPTQTLKERGATILEQVKAVFERDWHSHYAKTLQASNRTPEGSKYSNLHNNQRSRV; encoded by the exons ATGTCAGCTCTGACCAGAGGCGGACTGCACTCCAATTTCTGGGTTGTTGATAGGAAGCATGTGTTCATTGGCAGTGCCAGCATGGACTGGCGATCACTGTCCAAG AGGAAGGAGTTGGGGGTGCTGGTTTATAACTGCAGCTGTCTGGCTATAGACCTCCATAGGGTCTTCTCCTTTTACTGGCAGCTCCAGTACAGAGACTACGTCCCTTCTATCTGGTCTAAGAGAGTCACGGCCCTCTACGGCAAGGACAACCCCGTAACGCTGTACCTCAATGATACAGAGGTTACCGCTTATGTGTCG ACCTCTCCTGACCTCTTCTGTCCTAAGGATCGGGCCAAGGACATAGATGTCATACAGCATGTGATGCAGGAGGCCAAGTTGTTCATCTACATCTCTGTCACAGACTACCTTCCCCTACTCACCAGAAGGtctggagggtctttagtttcaAG ATACTGGTCTCCTATCGATGAGATGATACGTGAGGCTGTGGTCCTGCGAGGGGTCAAAGTTCGCATGCTCATTAGTTTCTGGAAGCAGACCCACCCGCTCACCTTCAACTTCGTGATGTCCCTCGAGTCACTGTGCATGGAGCTGGCCAACTGCTCCCTAGAAGTg AAGTTTTTTAGCAGGAGGGAGCAGATGGCTAATAGTCAACCAGGAATCAACCACAATAAGTACATGGTGACCGACAGTGCTGTGTACATAG GTAATCACGACTGGGTGGGGAGTGAGTTTGTCTATAACGCTGGGACCGGACTCGTCATCAAACCAACACAAACTCTCAAGGAGAGGGGCGCCACAATCCTGGAACAGGTGAAGGCTGTATTCGAGAGAGACTGGCATTCGCACTACGCTAAAACCCTACAGGCCAGTAACAGGACTCCAGAGGGTAGCAAATACAGCAACCTCCACAACAACCAGAGGTCAAGAGTCTGA